One Lutra lutra chromosome 7, mLutLut1.2, whole genome shotgun sequence DNA window includes the following coding sequences:
- the LOC125105545 gene encoding alcohol dehydrogenase class-3-like gives MASQVIKCKAAIAWEAGKPLSIEEVEVAPPKAHEVRIKIIATAVCHTDAYTLSGADPEGSFPVILGHEGAGIVESVGEGVTKLKAGDTVIPLYIPQCGECKFCLNPKTNLCQKIRVTQGKGLMPDGTSRFTCKGKTILHYMGTSTFSEYTVVAISVAKIDPLAPLDKVCLLGCGISTGYGAAVNTAKVEPGSTSAIFGLGGVGLAAIMGCKVAGASRIIGVDINKDKFARAKEFGASECINPQDFSKPIQEVLIEMTDGGVDYSFECIGNVKVMRAALEACHKGWGVSVVVGVAASGEEISTRPFQLVTGRTWKGTAFGGWKSVESVPKLVSEYMPKKIKVDEFVTHNLSFDQINEAFELMHAGKSIRTVVKL, from the coding sequence ATGGCGAGCCAGGTGATCAAGTGCAAGGCTGCAATTGCCTGGGAGGCAGGAAAGCCTCTCTCCATAGAGGAGGTAGAGGTGGCACCCCCAAAGGCTCATGAAGTTCGAATTAAGATTATTGCCACTGCAGTTTGCCACACTGATGCCTATACCCTGAGTGGGGCTGATCCTGAAGGGAGTTTTCCAGTGATCCTGGGACATGAAGGTGCTGGAATTGTGGAAAGTGTTGGTGAAGGAGTtactaagctgaaggcaggtgatACTGTCATCCCACTTTACATCCCACAGTGTGGAGAATGCAAATTTTGTCTAAACCCTAAAACAAACCTTTGCCAGAAGATAAGAGTTACTCAGGGGAAAGGATTAATGCCAGATGGTACTAGCAGATTTACTTGTAAAGGAAAGACAATTTTACATTACATGGGAACCAGCACATTTTCTGAATATACAGTTGTGGCTATCTCTGTTGCTAAAATTGATCCTTTAGCACCTTTGGATAAAGTCTGCCTTCTGGGCTGTGGCATTTCAACTGGTTatggtgctgctgtgaacactgccAAGGTGGAGCCTGGCTCTACTTCTGCCATCTTTGGCCTAGGAGGAGTTGGATTGGCGGCCATCATGGGCTGTAAGGTGGCTGGTGCATCCCGGATCATTGGTGTGGACATCAATAAAGATAAATTTGCAAGGGCCAAGGAATTTGGAGCTTCTGAATGCATTAACCCTCAGGACTTCAGTAAACCCATCCAGGAAGTGCTCATTGAAATGACTGATGGGGGTGTGGACTATTCCTTCGAGTGCATTGGTAATGTAAAAGTCATGAGAGCAGCGCTGGAGGCCTGCCACAAAGGCTGGGGTGTCAGTGTCGTAGTTGGAGTAGCTGCATCTGGTGAAGAAATCTCCACTCGCCCATTTCAGCTGGTAACAGGCCGCACGTGGAAAGGCACTGCTTTTGGAGGATGGAAGAGTGTGGAAAGTGTCCCAAAGTTGGTGTCTGAATATATGCCCAAAAAGATAAAAGTTGATGAATTTGTGACTCATAATCTGTCTTTTGACCAAATTAATGAAGCCTTTGAACTGATGCATGCAGGAAAGAGCATTCGAACTGTTGTAAAGCTTTAA
- the SERPINA4 gene encoding kallistatin yields the protein MHLADLLPFLLARLMLLCHGQVNPEHYLQDHTGNPHQEASSTGEGSPSLKIAPGNTAFALHFYHLMASQSPGSNIFFSPLSISASYAMLSLGARSHSQTQILEGLGFNLTELSEQDIHWGFQHLLHTLHLPGNGLEMHMGNALFLSQDLPILPGFLNDSMAFYESKLFLTDFHNSVGTTQLINDHVKEETQGKIVDLVSHLSTDITMVLVNYIYFKALWEKPFVPSMTTTQDFHVDENTVVKIPMMLQDTQHHWYLHDRFLPCSVLRMDYRGNMVAFFILPDQGKMANVEEVLTPEMLTRWNNLLQKRYFYKKLELHFPKFSISGSYQLDQILPKMGFMDLFSKEVDLSGITKERRLQVSKSFHKAILEVDEVGTQAAAATGSFVTFMSAQHNRRVLRFNRPFLVVIFSTNTQSIVFLGKVVNPTKP from the exons ATGCATCTTGCCGacctcctgcccttccttctgGCCAGACTGATGCTCCTTTGTCATGGTCAAGTGAACCCTGAGCACTATCTCCAGGATCATACGGGCAACCCTCATCAGGAGGCTTCAAGCACAGGTGAGGGCTCCCCCAGCCTCAAGATTGCCCCAGGCAATACAGCCTTTGCTCTCCATTTCTACCACCTGATGGCTTCCCAAAGTCCTGGGAGCAACATCTtcttctccccactgagcatctCTGCCTCCTATGCCATGCTGTCCCTGGGGGCCCGCTCGCACAGCCAGACCCAGATCCTTGAGGGTCTGGGCTTCAACCTTACGGAGCTGTCTGAGCAGGACATCCACTGGGGCTTCCAGCACCTCCTGCACACTCTCCACCTCCCGGGCAACGGGCTGGAGATGCACATGGGCAATGCCCTGTTCCTGAGCCAGGACCTGCCGATCCTTCCGGGATTTCTTAATGACAGCATGGCCTTCTATGAATCCAAACTCTTCCTCACTGACTTCCACAATTCTGTGGGCACCACCCAGCTCATCAATGACCACGTCAAAGAGGAAACTCAAGGAAAGATTGTAGATTTGGTCAGCCACTTGAGCACGGACATCACAATGGTGCTGGTGAATTACATTTACTTCAAAG CTCTGTGGGAGAAACCATTTGTTCCCTCGATGACCACTACCCAAGACTTCCACGTGGATGAGAATACTGTTGTCAAGATACCTATGATGCTGCAGGACACACAGCACCACTGGTATCTTCATGACCGATTCTTGCCATGCTCGGTGCTGCGGATGGATTACCGAGGAAACATGGTGGCCTTTTTCATCCTTCCGGACCAAGGGAAAATGGCGAATGTGGAGGAGGTCTTGACTCCAGAGATGCTAACAAGGTGGAACAACTTGCTTCAGAAGAG GTATTTTTATAAGAAGCTCGAGCTACATTTCCCCAAGTTCTCCATTTCTGGCTCCTATCAGTTAGATCAGATTTTGCCCAAGATGGGCTTCATGGACCTGTTCTCGAAGGAGGTTGACCTCTCTGGCATCACCAAAGAGCGGAGACTGCAGGTGTCCAAG AGTTTTCACAAAGCTATTCTGGAGGTGGATGAGGTTGGCACCCAGGCAGCAGCGGCCACTGGCAGCTTTGTGACCTTTATGTCTGCCCAGCACAATCGCAGAGTCCTTCGGTTCAACCGGCCCTTCCTCGTGGTGATCTTTTCCACCAATACCCAGAGCATCGTCTTCCTGGGCAAGGTTGTCAACCCCACGAAACCATAG